From the Solanum lycopersicum chromosome 10, SLM_r2.1 genome, one window contains:
- the LOC138338750 gene encoding uncharacterized protein: protein MAITTRGGKKTIDPPMLSNKKKVTKNTDKVVEVNGEVEDNTRKDAEVPKKTQIEKRLGVEALNAMIMNFDNDCIEEYESLVATLDHGDVLFKPKKYELNMKNHESPPAKPSIKEDPKLEIKALPPHIRYEGLGNSDTLPVIIASDLNEQQVESLVKVLKMSKRSIGWTIANIIGIPLGICSQKIKPMPDHKPRIEHQRLFNSPMQEVVKKQIIKWLDAGVIYPITDSSLVCHVQCVPKKGGMIMVPNEKNEVVPMRPVIGWRVCMDYFKLNEWTEKHNFPMPFMDQMLDRLAGKGWYYYLDGYSGHN, encoded by the exons atggcaatcactactcgcggtggtaagaaaaccattgacccacctatgttgTCTAATaagaaaaaggtgacaaaaaatactgataaagtggtagaggttaatggtgaagtagaagataacactagaaaagatgctgaagtgcctaaaaag ACACAAATAGAAaaacgtctaggtgtagaagcattaaatgcaatgataatgaattttgataacgattgcatagaagagtatgagtcattagtcgcgacTCTTGATCATGGTGATGTTTtgtttaaaccaaagaaatatgagttaaaTATGAAGAATCACGAGTCTCCGCCCGCAAAACCATCTATAAAAGAGGATCCAAAGTTAGAaataaaagctctcccacctcatatAAGGTATGAAGGCTTAGGAAATAGTGACAccttgccggtaatcattgcatcagacctgaatgaacaacaagttgagagtttggtgaaagtgctTAAAATGTCCAAAAGatctattgggtggactattgcaaacattattgggatccctcttGGTATTTGTTCTCAGAAAATCAAACccatgcccgatcataagccacgtattgagcaccagaggcTCTTTAAttcacctatgcaagaggtcgtgaagaagcaaatcattaagtggttggatgccggagtaatctatccgaTCACCGATAGTAGTTTGGTATGCcatgttcagtgtgtacctaagaaagggggaatgattatggtccccaatgagaaaaatgaagttgttccaatgagaccagttattggatggagggtgtgtatggattacttCAAATTAAATGAATGGACTGAAAAACAcaattttcctatgcccttcatggatcagatgttggatagacttgccggaaaagggtggtactattatcttgatggatattcggggCATAATTAG